A genome region from Cardiocondyla obscurior isolate alpha-2009 linkage group LG14, Cobs3.1, whole genome shotgun sequence includes the following:
- the Nachralpha2 gene encoding nicotinic acetylcholine receptor alpha2, whose product MMFSLIVLILSVGICYSNPDAKRLYDDLLSNYNRLIRPVSNNNDTVVVKLGLRLSQLIDLNLKDQILTTNVWLEHEWQDHKFQWDPLEYGGVTELYVPSEHIWLPDIVLYNNADGEYGVTTMTKAILHYTGKVLWTPPAIFKSSCEIDVRYFPFDQQTCFMKFGSWTYDGFQIDLKHINQKVGDKVEVGIDLREYYPSVEWDILGVPAERHKRYYPCCLEPYPDIFFNVTLRRKTLFYTVNLIVPCVGISYLSVLAFYLPADSGEKIALCINILLSQTMFFLLISEIIPSTSLALPLLGKYLLFTMILVGLSVVITIIILNVHYRKPSTHKMRPCVRRFFIRTLPKVLLMRVPDDLLNDLAAHKIHGRGKSGKKSKFNAAIAAAAQSSIVSSPDSARHQRIDGCNGLHRTTAHNRFLVGSLGYNGLPTVMSGLDESLSDVTARKKYPFELEKALHNIMFIQHHIQRQDEFNAEDQDWGFVAMVLDRLFLWIFTIASIAGTFAILCEAPALYDDTKPIDMEISSVAQQQYLPQSQGQGQGQGQGQELLKSVL is encoded by the exons ATGATGTTCTCTCTAATCGTCCTGATTCTTTCGGTGGGGATCTGCTACAGCAATCCAGACGCTAAGAGACTTTACGATGATCtactctcaaattataatcgACTGATTCGACCTGTGTCTAACAATAACGACACCGTCGTCGTGAAGCTGGGACTTCGTCTTTCGCAACTGATTGATCTC aatttaaaagatcaaATCTTAACGACGAACGTCTGGTTGGAGCAC GAATGGCAGGACCATAAATTCCAGTGGGATCCCTTGGAATACGGAGGTGTCACTGAACTCTACGTGCCCAGCGAACATATATGGTTGCCCGACATTGTACTTTATAACAA tgcgGACGGAGAATACGGCGTGACAACAATGACTAAGGCTATTTTGCATTACACCGGTAAGGTGCTGTGGACTCCGCCGGCAATTTTCAAATCTTCATGCGAAATAGATGTTAGATACTTTCCTTTCGATCAGCAAACTTGTTTCATGAAATTTGGCTCTTGGACGTACGACGGTTTCCAA aTCGACTTGAAGCATATTAATCAAAAAGTTGGTGACAAAGTCGAAGTAGGTATCGACCTACGAGAATATTACCCAAGTGTGGAATGGGATATATTAGGTGTACCCGCGGAACGTCATAAAAGATATTATCCTTGCTGCCTCGAGCCGTATCCGGATATTTTCTTCAACGTAACTCTACGTCGAAAAACGCTATTTTACACGGTGAATCTTATAGTGCCGTGCGTTGGCATATCTTATTTGTCAGTTCTTGCCTTCTACTTGCCCGCCGATTCCGGAGAGAAAATCGCACTCTGCATTAATATCTTATTATCTCAGACCATGTTCTTTTTACTGATATCCGAGATTATACCATCCACGTCGCTGGCGTTACCATTACTCGGAAAATATCTACTCTTCACGATGATTCTAGTTGGACTTTCGGTCGTGATAACAATCATTATTCTTAACGTGCACTACCGCAAACCGAGCACTCATAAGATGAGACCTTGTGTCAGAAGGTTTTTCATTAGAACATTGCCAAAAGTGCTTCTGATGAGAGTGCCCGATGATCTTCTCAACGATCTCGCCGCACACAAGATACACGGAAGAGGAAAATCGggaaagaaaagtaaatttaacgCCGCTATTGCGGCTGCGGCGCAATCATCGATAGTATCTTCGCCGGATTCGGCCCGTCATCAACGAATCGATG GTTGTAACGGTTTACACAGGACAACTGCTCACAATCGGTTCTTAGTTGGCAGTTTAGGATACAACGGGCTTCCGACGGTTATGTCTGGTCTCGATGAGTCACTAAGTGACGTTACGGCAAGGAAAAAATATCCTTTCGAGCTGGAAAAAGCTCTACATAATATCATGTTCATCCAACATCATATACAACGCCAGGATGAATTTAATGCG GAGGATCAAGATTGGGGTTTTGTTGCGATGGTTCTCGATCGCCTCTTCCTATGGATATTCACGATAGCTTCAATTGCTGGTACCTTTGCAATTCTGTGCGAAGCACCGGCGCTCTACGACGACACAAAACCGATTGACATGGAAATCTCTTCCGTTGCTCAACAGCAATACCTGCCGCAGAGTCAGGGCCAGGGTCAGGGCCAGGGCCAAGGACAGGAGTTGCTCAAGTCCGTATTGTAG